The nucleotide sequence GCCATGGCCGCCGATATGCAGGGCGCCATCCGCCGCGATTTTTGGAGCACCTACTCGGTGGCCCAACTGCAGGCCTTCACGCCGCGCGAGCTGGAGTCGTGCGGACGCATCACCACGCCCGTCGTGCTCCGCCGCGGCGACGATTATTACCGGCCGATCGGCTGGCACGAGGCGCTGGCCAAAATCGCCGACAAGCTGCGGGCAACCGTGCCCGACGAGACCTTCTGGTATTTCAGCGGCCGCGGCTCCAATGAAGCGGCCTTTCTGCTGCAACTTTTTGCCCGACTGTATGGCACGAACAACGTCAACAACTGCAGCTATTACTGCCACCAGGCCAGCGGAGTCGGTCTGGCCAGTTCCGTCGGCACCGGCACGGCCACGGTCGGACTGGCCGATCTCGACGGCGCCGATCTGGTGTTCGTGATCGGCGGCAATCCGGCCAGCAACCATCCGCGGCTGATGCGCACGTTGATGCAGGTCCGCCGACGCGGCGGCGAGGTGATCGTGATCAATCCGGTCATCGAGACCGGGATGGTCAACTTCAGCGTGCCCAGCGACGTCCGCAGCCTGCTCTTCGGCACGAAGATCGCCAGCCTCTACGTGCAACCGCACATCGGCGGCGACCTGGCGCTGCTGGCGGGCATCGCCAAGCGCATCGACGAGATGCAGGCCATCGACGCGGAGTATCTCAACCATTGCTGCGACGGATGGAACGAATTCTCGCTGTGGCTGCGCACGCTCGACTGGGCTGAAATCTGCCGCAAGTCGGGCGTCGAGCGTAAAGAAATCGACGCGATCGCCGACCGGTATGCCAGGGCCAACCACGTGGTCTTCAGTTGGACGATGGGCATCACGCACCACGTGCATGGCGTCGAGAACGTGCAGGCCATCGCCAACCTGGCGCTGCTGCGCGGCATGGTGGGGCGGCCCAACAGCGGCCTGCTGCCGATTCGCGGCCACTCGAACGTGCAAGGCATCGGCTCGGTCGGCGTGATGCCGAAACTCAAGCAGGCGCTGTTTGAGCGGATGGAAGCGCACTTCGGCGTCAAGCTGCCAAGCGGGCCGGGCCTCGACACGCTGGAATGCCTGGAGCGGGCAGACGGCGGCGGCTTGAAGGTCGGCGTCTGTCTGGGAGGCAACTTGTACGGCGCGTCGCCCGAAGCCCGGTTCGCGGCCCGCGCCCTCGGCAAGCTCGACCTGCTGGTCTATCTCAACACAACACTCAACACCGGCCATGCTCACGGTCTGGCCGAAGAAACGCTGATCCTACCGGTGTTGGCACGCGACGAAGAGCCCCAGCCGACGACGCAAGAATCGATGTTCAACTTCATCCGTCTCAGCGACGGTGGCCCGGCGCGCCATGAGGGCCCGCGGGGTGAAGTCGACATTCTGGCCGATCTCGCCCAGCGCGTGCTCGACGGCAGTACGCCGATCGACTGGTCGGCGATGCGCGACACCTCGCGCATCCGCGAAGCGATCGCGGTCGTCGTGCCGGGCT is from Pirellulales bacterium and encodes:
- a CDS encoding FdhF/YdeP family oxidoreductase, giving the protein MRKVKTGGGWPAVWYTLRKGREVGGLWKLWKAMRSKNACKTCAVGMGGQAGGMVNEQGHFPEVCKKSLQAMAADMQGAIRRDFWSTYSVAQLQAFTPRELESCGRITTPVVLRRGDDYYRPIGWHEALAKIADKLRATVPDETFWYFSGRGSNEAAFLLQLFARLYGTNNVNNCSYYCHQASGVGLASSVGTGTATVGLADLDGADLVFVIGGNPASNHPRLMRTLMQVRRRGGEVIVINPVIETGMVNFSVPSDVRSLLFGTKIASLYVQPHIGGDLALLAGIAKRIDEMQAIDAEYLNHCCDGWNEFSLWLRTLDWAEICRKSGVERKEIDAIADRYARANHVVFSWTMGITHHVHGVENVQAIANLALLRGMVGRPNSGLLPIRGHSNVQGIGSVGVMPKLKQALFERMEAHFGVKLPSGPGLDTLECLERADGGGLKVGVCLGGNLYGASPEARFAARALGKLDLLVYLNTTLNTGHAHGLAEETLILPVLARDEEPQPTTQESMFNFIRLSDGGPARHEGPRGEVDILADLAQRVLDGSTPIDWSAMRDTSRIREAIAVVVPGFEKIARIDRTKEEFAISGRVLHEPRFPTASGRAKLHTHTLPDLPGGDGSLRLMTVRSEGQFNTVVYEDYDLYRGQDRRDVILLHPTDVERLGLAENQRVTVHSEAGSLPGILVRPFAEIKVGNALMYYPEANVLVPRHADPLSKTPAFKSIVVTLEASPAAELPRAKSNGAPATLRVERKPLPSC